In the Acidaminococcales bacterium genome, TGCTGATGTTTTAAAAGCGGCGTATTCACGATGTCCGCGCCCCTCCCTTGGACAGGGGGCGTTGCAAAATAATTGGCAAAGCCGGAAGCCCCTTTTGTCTGCGAGGTGTCCGGCTTTGTTGGGGAAAGGTTATTCTATCTCTTCCATAAATTCATCGTAGGTCATATGCTCGTCCGTTTCATTGTTGATTATGGCGCTGAAAACGGGTTGTTCGTCTTCGCTGAGCGTTTCCATGTACATGAACCCGTATTCGTCAACATACGCTTCTATCTGCGTGTCGTCATAATAGCCTTCGCCGACCGGGGACAGGTTCATATAGTCATAAGCGCCATCAGAGTACATCACCCGGCGCGGCTGAAAAGAACTGTCATTGACAAAGAAGGTTCTTAATATTCTCAGCGCCGACAAAAACAAAGGTTCCCGGCGCGTTTTAATTATAATGACTACTTGCTGCGGCGGCCTTGCGCCATAGCGGAATTGCCGTCTTACATAATTGGGCCTGTGGCGGACGGGCATATCCGCGCGGCGGCGCGGGTCGCGCCTGATTTGCCTGTGCCTGAATTCGCCGGGGCGCGGCGGCTGATTTTGATTTGTCCGCTGCTTTGCCGGACGTTGCTGCGCTTGGCGCTGGAGCGGCTCATCCGCCCGTTGTTGGGGGCGTCTGTCGTCTTGGCGCGATTCGGGCCTGTCTTGGCGTTGCTGCGGCTTTTTCTCGTCATGTTGCGGCGATTGCGGCCTTTCCCTTTCCCGCCGCGAATTGTTTGGAGCAGGCTGTTGAGGCCTTTTTGGTTGCTCTTGCTGCCCGCCCTTTGCAGGTTGCTGACGCGGCGGCTTGCTTTGCGGCGCTTGCCGCTCCGGGCGTTTTTGCGAAGGCTGCTGTTCCTGCCTATCCCGGGCAGGCTGCGGCGGCCTGTTCTGTGCCGGTGGCTGCTGTTTGTTCTGCTTCGGTCTCTGGGGCTTGCCTTGCTCGGTCTGTTGCGGCTTGTTTTGGGTTGGCTGCGGCGGCCTGTTTTGTGCCGGTGGCTTTGCCGGGCGGCTTTGGGCGGGCTGTTTCTGTTTTGTCCGGCGCTGCTCCCCGGCTGGTTTTTTTTGCTCTTTTTTCTTTTCTTCGCCTTCTCTTTTTTTCTGTTCGTCCTGCTGGGACTGGCTCCCTTTTCTCCCCGGCGTGGCCGCGTTTACCGTCGCACAAGACGATATTGCGAACACGGCGCAGACGAGCAAGGATAAAATTTTTCTGCCCATAAACCACATCTCCTTTTGCGCCTGTCTTTATTGATTAAAACATTCTATCCTTTTACCATTATACGGACAACCGCCTGCTCAAAAAATTCCATGATTTGCGTGGCGTCAAAATCTTGGCGGACATTCAGGCCATGCAAGTCCGCAAAAGGAACTTTTATGTTGTTTTTTCTTAAAAGCCTATTCAATTCGTTTATTTTTACCGCAAAATTTACGTTTTGCGCCGCCCTAAGCCCGGCAGACGTTATGCCGACAACTTCGCCCCTATCATTGAACATCGGGCCGCCGCTATTGCCCGGCTGAATGGGAATGCTTATTTGGAACAATTTATGGTTGTCGTTTGCGCCCGCCAAACTATTTATTATGCCCTCGCTTATCTTGGCGGAAGAGCTAAGGGCCGCCGACAGCGGATGCCCGATGGCAAAAACCTTCTCGCCCGGTTTTACTGTGCCGGAGTTTCCCAAGCGCAAAGGGCGGACATTGACGGCCCGCGACAATTTCAAAACGGCGAGATCGCTGCTTTTGTCAAAAGCCGCCAAATCTCTCACGGTTGCGCCGACAGTCCGGCCATTCGCCAAAACAATGATTAGCCCTGTCCCTTTGGCAATAACGTGGGAGTTGGTCACGACAATGTCTTTGTCGATGAAAAAGCCCGTCCCT is a window encoding:
- a CDS encoding serine protease; translated protein: MSKKSARKIFLSVFIILFSIVHCAQCLAKPERGKSVRIVASGTGFFIDKDIVVTNSHVIAKGTGLIIVLANGRTVGATVRDLAAFDKSSDLAVLKLSRAVNVRPLRLGNSGTVKPGEKVFAIGHPLSAALSSSAKISEGIINSLAGANDNHKLFQISIPIQPGNSGGPMFNDRGEVVGITSAGLRAAQNVNFAVKINELNRLLRKNNIKVPFADLHGLNVRQDFDATQIMEFFEQAVVRIMVKG